The Pyrenophora tritici-repentis strain M4 chromosome 3, whole genome shotgun sequence genome has a window encoding:
- a CDS encoding Atrophin-1 multi-domain protein: MGATDKQTGMDGKDFAKAIGINKPANVRDKIKRWQQDVDPDAAGADKAGASSPKTTPSTPTPKAKALDDKPNWTPSHERGKSVGASPERPNSAKKTPATHNELDEDLLSATAPKKRVISDSHWRKQSPTKEAGRPQPKTIPNAWVRPSRIVPKKPASPELKPIVHTTPQQNPLLPFAEYVGRSTGQTRPLPKQRRPSKPSSSGSDHRPTSSGAGSGKGAKTSETAGKPKSPQPPKEKMEIVRMRPSRRRARTSPRGSLSAEDLARYPRRPGRVSDTALSEDLNNLVTVEYAESGVTSALESRITSPRDDELRERRRRRRPRSQGDRAADEALRQPPKISRRKSRRSYPRTEEEAAAPLIVPVAPETSPTKPSGSRLEAWLSSTPDPLDEPKPRRRRSRRRSKESLSSVDLPLKAAQSEVTVSTDVTQEEPVKKSPSRRRRRSKDSVSSLDLPAEADKSEVSTSTRATQDEPVKESSRRRKSKDSVSSPEQPSKSEVSASTETTRDEQATKSRRSSSGSSRRRRRQSSREMTVDTQDLEEAPSTIISDTTTEITTQDQDSEISVTPTPSLKRRGARRSQYSPTKGRSMSSPLRESTSIDDMPKDDFLDLETASRKPSSSADTASIDLMPLPLRPRQILGPRMYPTSGKRLSTIVSADSYGTRRKSSRRSKASGSDTVTDITDDTISVSRAPPSEVGSYFNPETSTIISRQSTRRRKLARHADLISVLSMPKAGGSKSIVSARSIRTNRSRLATATIEDIMQELSSDEAKYMRELRTLVDGVIPVLLSCVLSKSESAIAAGLFSRSSKADPSEVTKPIVDMGVCLEKLKNLHKRVPREDSDELVSWAQSAQRVYSDYISVWRLGFQDVVISLAPADDDPFKPAKVVNGPEDGAPWDEGMPRNAEGYVVNSEGERVDVAYMLKRPLVRLKYLAKTLKGINHVKPSEHVEKTSSIFQELVSAARKRSNDEQARLEDEAAANVDPTRARDPRSLAPLAGVRVDPTRCVRARDHFDLHLYHSTGQEMSCRVEILLRDNAPGTGPGGDLLFCEVDPTGRWLLLPPVQLSHASARNGDLKGEIIVMIRGNQADGSEWSELMSLISDDEQAGFEWVQMLGLNPIPPQIAEVKKNPYAPVNMQRPSSSHDSSQLSSVTESTLPQKSRTPSPREIEIPIGEQHTEVSKVWHYDTSDKRNKSRPVSPITTPSRDSSFTSEKYDGKEPTTPIESMYTADQLQNDPDQTPRGFDEAVRVANTGSPSSLKRTRAKRLSRNPTSSPTSARASRQITLEDPVELENPKPVVESPKPRRKSTKRRPQSLPASAVSQSNKGYSVWMPTSEVDDDSDESEADNRTITDSEISPPGSPPSPQRPQAHRRVSSVPSLELPSIPRQRKSSGQSTPARDSEVDVTYAHEKPSSAPSKLQKKSRDIVLDDIEEPQVEREGPPPTPPHRSPSPATPVTLKGSKTPILTPLLPGFKGKRRSSSPLKHEYEPSTCTEESSESESESEEDTHSEGEKEEGSEESLTSESSEDELDDDVPMPLMPIGYIGPRGYSSRPFITGREASRPKTAEKAEDEPKDFTKVSPPGSIYTLPNGTITPSQSASNTPYRAVPRNSAKASRTIASLFAWSEAGRWDSLHPDECSIVVTPGKIEVYEISINHSKPFLADGDEIITPEGGAPLIAVELTPLVPLRKSTAIDISIRSPPTGESRIKAGNNIMLRSRSAAECSQLYAMINQSRINNPTYIALQNARGPYGQSSWAEAMDQRNAARTSAESSSGWLGGTLGRRSSYRKSSTRAASISAATESSVGTMNSALRSALGRFSFGKSGIFSIRNSTLGSRSSGSFDSGSRPGSGASTPTGDMTRAPGAPAGITNTKCRLYERESLKKWRDMGGARLTIMLPSPNPSVPSSPTNSRQRAPGTRDHRQERRILLTGKKMGEVLLDVTLSETCFERVARSGIAVSVWEDHVDEDGQVGGVGKTGGVLGARARVFMIQMKSERECAYCFSLLGKLRY, encoded by the exons ATGGGTGCGACGGACAAACAGACCGGCATGGACGGCAAGGACTTTGCCAAGGCAATTGGCATCAACAAGCCCGCCAACGTGCGCGATAAGATAAAGCGATGGCAGCAAGACGTAGACCCGGACGCGGCGGGCGCAGACAAGGCGGGCGCATCCTCTCCCAAGACGACGCCCTCAACGCCCACCCCCAAGGCAAAGGCTCTGGATGACAAGCCCAACTGGACGCCTTCACACGAGCGGGGGAAGTCGGTCGGCGCCAGTCCAGAGCGGCCGAATAGCGCAAAGAAGACACCCGCCACCCATAATGAACTCGATGAAGACCTACTCTCGGCAACGGCGCCTAAGAAGCGCGTCATCAGCGACTCGCACTGGCGCAAGCAGTCGCCGACCAAGGAAGCCGGTCGCCCACAGCCAAAGACGATACCAAATGCCTGGGTGCGCCCCTCCCGCATCGTTCCCAAGAAGCCCGCGAGCCCGGAGCTCAAGCCCATTGTACACACCACACCACAACAGAATCCTCTCCTACCGTTTGCCGAATATGTCGGCAGGAGCACCGGACAGACGAGACCCCTACCAAAGCAGCGCCGACCATCGAAGCCCTCGAGCTCAGGGAGCGACCACCGACCGACAAGCAGCGGCGCAGGAAGCGGAAAGGGAGCCAAGACGAGCGAGACGGCTGGCAAGCCAAAGTCGCCGCAACCCCCGAAAGAGAAGATGGAAATTGTGCGGATGCGACCCAGCCGGCGGCGTGCGCGGACATCACCACGGGGGTCACTATCGGCAGAAGACCTCGCGCGATACCCTCGGAGACCAGGACGTGTGTCGGACACAGCGCTGAGCGAGGACCTCAACAATCTTGTCACAGTCGAGTACGCAGAGAGCGGAGTTACATCGGCACTGGAGAGCCGAATAACATCACCGCGAGACGATGAGCTGCGAGAAAGACGGCGAAGACGGCGACCGAGAAGCCAGGGCGACCGTGCCGCCGACGAAGCGCTCAGACAACCACCGAAAATCTCACGAAGAAAGAGCCGCAGGTCCTATCCTAGGACCGAAGAGGAAGCAGCTGCGCCATTGATTGTGCCAGTTGCTCCAGAGACATCCCCAACGAAGCCGTCGGGAAGCCGCTTAGAAGCCTGGCTCAGTAGCACCCCAGACCCGTTGGATGAACCCAAACCTCGTCGCAGGCGGAGTAGGCGGAGATCGAAGGAATCTCTGTCGAGCGTAGACCTACCGTTGAAAGCTGCGCAGTCCGAAGTCACTGTATCCACCGACGTAACACAAGAGGAGCCCGTCAAGAAGTCGCCTTCGCGTCGCAGGCGGAGGTCCAAGGACTCCGTTTCTTCTCTCGATCTCCCTGCCGAGGCCGACAAATCAGAGGTCTCTACATCCACAAGAGCAACACAGGATGAACCCGTCAAGGAGTCAAGCCGCAGGCGGAAGTCGAAAGACTCGGTATCTTCTCCCGAGCAGCCATCCAAGTCAGAGGTCAGTGCATCCACTGAGACCACGCGGGATGAGCAGGCTACGAAATCGCGCCGCAGCAGTAGTGGTAGCAGCCGTCGACGGCGCCGACAGTCCAGTCGCGAGATGACGGTAGATACTCAGGACCTGGAAGAAGCCCCATCGACCATCATCTCAGACACCACCACCGAGATAACTACACAGGATCAAGATAGCGAAATATCAGTCACTCCAACTCCATCACTGAAGCGACGTGGTGCAAGGCGCAGTCAATATTCGCCCACCAAAGGCCGATCCATGTCCTCTCCTCTTCGCGAGTCCACGTCAATAGACGACATGCCCAAGGACGACTTTTTGGATCTAGAAACAGCGTCGAGGAAGCCTTCTTCCTCCGCCGACACAGCTTCTATTGACCTCATGCCACTGCCATTACGACCGCGCCAAATCCTAGGTCCGCGCATGTACCCTACCAGTGGCAAACGCCTTTCAACTATTGTTTCTGCCGATTCGTATGGAACGAGAAGAAAATCATCGCGGCGCTCAAAGGCTTCAGGCTCAGATACCGTGACGGACATCACAGATGATACTATATCTGTCTCGCGAGCACCTCCATCAGAAGTTGGTTCCTACTTTAACCCCGAAACCTCGACCATTATCAGTCGCCAAAGTACCAGAAGAAGAAAGCTCGCCCGCCATGCAGATCTTATTTCCGTGCTATCCATGCCCAAAGCGGGAGGTTCGAAGAGCATCGTCTCTGCTCGCAGTATCCGTACTAACAGAAGTCGCCTGGCAACTGCCACCATTGAGGACATCATGCAAGAGCTCTCTTCCGATGAAGCCAAATACATGCGAGAGCTTCGCACCCTCGTTGACGGTGTCATTCCTGTCCTCCTCAGCTGCGTTCTCTCCAAGTCTGAGTCCGCCATTGCTGCCGGGCTATTCTCTCGTTCATCAAAGGCAGACCCAAGTGAGGTTACCAAGCCCATTGTCGATATGGGTGTCTGCCTcgagaagctcaagaacCTCCACAAACGTGTCCCCAGAGAAGACTCCGATGAGCTTGTATCCTGGGCTCAAAGTGCACAGCGTGTGTACTCTGATTACATCTCCGTGTGGCGCCTTGGCTTCCAAGATGTCGTAATCAGTCTCGCCCCTGCAGACGACGACCCATTCAAGCCTGCAAAGGTTGTTAATGGGCCAGAAGATGGTGCGCCCTGGGACGAAGGCATGCCCCGAAACGCTGAAGGATATGTGGTCAACAGCGAAGGCGAACGTGTTGATGTCGCCTATATGCTCAAGCGTCCACTCGTACGATTAAAGTACCTAGCCAAGACCTTGAAG GGCATCAACCATGTCAAACCGTCTGAACACGTAGAGAAGACGTCGAGCATCTTCCAAGAGCTAGTTTCGGCGGCACGCAAACGGTCGAACGACGAGCAGGCCCGCCTTGAGGACGAGGCCGCGGCCAATGTCGATCCCACTCGCGCGCGCGATCCTCGAAGTCTCGCCCCTCTTGCGGGCGTCCGAGTTGATCCAACACGATGCGTGCGGGCCAGAGATCATTTCGACCTACATCTATATCATTCAACTGGTCAGGAAATGAGTTGTCGCGTTGAGATATTACTCCGTGACAACGCACCAGGTACGGGACCCGGAGGCGACCTCTTATTCTGCGAAGTCGATCCTACAGGCCGATGGCTGCTCCTCCCGCCTGTTCAATTGAGCCACGCGTCAGCTCGCAATGGCGACCTCAAGGGCGAAATCATTGTCATGATCCGTGGAAACCAAGCGGACGGATCCGAATGGAGCGAACTCATGTCGCTGATATCCGATGACGAGCAAGCCGGATTTGAGTGGGTGCAGATGCTTGGTCTCAACCCCATTCCTCCGCAGATCGCCGAAGTAAAGAAGAATCCCTATGCACCTGTCAATATGCAACGACCATCGAGCAGTCACGACTCTTCTCAACTTTCAAGTGTAACAGAGTCAACGCTTCCCCAGAAGAGCAGAACACCAAGTCCTCGTGAAATCGAGATTCCCATTGGTGAACAACATACTGAAGTATCCAAAGTATGGCATTACGACACCTCCGACAAGCGCAACAAATCACGCCCTGTGTCACCGATTACGACACCAAGCCGCGATAGTTCCTTCACGAGCGAGAAATATGACGGGAAAGAGCCGACCACACCCATTGAATCCATGTACACGGCGGATCAACTTCAGAACGACCCCGATCAAACACCACGCGGCTTTGACGAAGCAGTTCGGGTTGCCAACACTGGTTCTCCTTCGAGCCTGAAGCGAACAAGGGCAAAGAGGCTGTCAAGAAATCCCACCTCTTCACCAACGTCAGCACGAGCCTCCCGACAGATTACGCTTGAAGACCCGGTCGAACTTGAGAACCCTAAGCCCGTAGTTGAGAGCCCCAAGCCACGTAGGAAATCTACCAAGCGACGACCCCAATCACTTCCTGCCTCGGCGGTTTCGCAGTCGAACAAGGGCTACAGTGTCTGGATGCCAACCTCTGAAGTCGATGATGACTCTGATGAATCCGAAGCAGACAATCGTACCATTACAGATTCAGAGATTTCGCCACCAGGCTCTCCACCATCTCCTCAACGTCCTCAAGCCCATAGGCGTGTCTCTTCTGTACCTTCGCTAGAGCTGCCCAGTATCCCAAGGCAAAGGAAGTCAAGTGGGCAATCAACACCGGCCCGCGATTCAGAAGTGGACGTCACATACGCACACGAGAAGCCAAGCTCCGCGCCGTCAAAGTTGCAAAAGAAGAGTCGCGACATTGTCCTTGATGACATCGAGGAGCCCCAAGTAGAGCGTGAGGGACCACCGCCGACCCCGCCACATCGATCACCTAGTCCGGCAACGCCTGTGACACTGAAGGGAAGCAAGACACCTATCCTTACTCCGCTACTACCTGGATTCAAGGGCAAACGACGCTCATCATCACCCTTGAAGCACGAGTATGAGCCATCGACTTGCACAGAAGAGTCGAGTGAAAGTGAAAGCGAGAGCGAGGAAGATACACACTCCGAAGGCGAAAAAGAGGAGGGGTCCGAGGAGAGCCTTACTTCCGAATCATCAGAAGACGAACTGGATGACGATGTGCCCATGCCGCTGATGCCAATTGGGTATATTGGACCTCGCGGATACAGCTCACGTCCGTTTATCACAGGAAGGGAAGCAAGCCGCCCGAAAACAGCAGAAAAGGCAGAAGATGAGCCCAAGGATTTTACAAAGGTTTCTCCTCCTGGGTCGATTTACACCCTTCCCAACGGCACCATCACACCATCTCAATCCGCGTCAAACACGCCCTACCGAGCTGTTCCTCGAAACTCTGCAAAAGCTTCCAGGACCATCGCATCCCTCTTTGCTTGGTCTGAGGCTGGCCGATGGGACAGCTTGCACCCAGACGAATGTAGCATTGTCGTCACGCCAGGAAAGATTGAAGTCTATGAGATCTCAATCAACCACTCAAAACCCTTCCTGGCCGACGGCGACGAGATCATCACGCCTGAGGGAGGTGCTCCCCTTATTGCGGTTGAGCTTACCCCTCTTGTACCGCTGCGAAAGTCAACGGCCATTGATATTTCCATTCGATCACCGCCCACTGGAGAATCGCGCATCAAAGCCGGCAACAACATCATGTTGAGGAGTCGCAGTGCAGCTGAATGCTCGCAATTGTACGCCATGATCAACCAGTCGCGTATCAATAACCCTACGTACATTGCACTTCAGAATGCACGCGGACCCTATGGACAATCAAGCTGGGccgaggcgatggaccagCGCAACGCAGCCAGGACAAGTGCAGAATCGTCATCAGGATGGCTTGGAGGAACGTTGGGCAGGAGAAGCAGCTACCGCAAGTCAAGCACACGCGCGGCCTCCATCTCCGCCGCCACCGAGTCGTCCGTAGGAACCATGAACTCTGCGCTCCGCTCAGCCCTAGGCCGCTTCTCCTTTGGCAAGAGCGGTATCTTCAGCATCCGCAACTCAACCCTCGGATCCCGCAGCTCAGGTTCCTTCGACAGCGGCTCCCGACCCGGCTCCGGCGCCTCAACACCCACAGGCGACATGACGCGCGCCCCCGGTGCACCAGCCGGCATCACAAATACAAAATGCCGCCTCTACGAGCGAGAGTCTCTTAAGAAATGGCGTGACATGGGTGGCGCAAGACTAACGATTATGCTGCCTTCCCCCAACCCAAGCGTACCTTCCTCGCCCACAAACTCGCGCCAACGCGCCCCCGGCACGAGGGATCATAGACAAGAGCGCCGTATCCTACTCACCGGCAAGAAAATGGGTGAAGTTCTGCTCGACGTTACGCTTTCGGAAACTTGCTTCGAGCGCGTCGCGCGCAGTGGTATCGCAGTTAGCGTATGGGAGGATCACGTTGATGAAGATGGTCAGGTTGGTGGTGTGGGCAAGACGGGTGGTGTGTTGGGTGCGAGGGCCAGGGTGTTCATGATTCAGATGAAGAGTGAGAGGGAGTGTGCGTATTGCTTCAGTTTGTTGGGCAAACTGAGGTACTAA